One genomic region from Rattus norvegicus strain BN/NHsdMcwi chromosome 10, GRCr8, whole genome shotgun sequence encodes:
- the Chd3 gene encoding chromodomain-helicase-DNA-binding protein 3, whose product MASPLRDEEEEEEEMVVSEEEEEEEEEGDEEEEEVEAADEDDEEEDEEGVLGRGPGHDRGRDRHSPPSCHLFPPPPPPPPPLPPPPPPDKDDIRLLPSALGVKKRKRGPKKQKENKPGKPRKRKKLDSEEEFGSERDEYREKSESGGSEYGTGPGRKRRRKHREKREKKTKRRKRGEGDGGHKQVEQKSSATLLLTWGLEDVEHVFSEEDYHTLTNYKAFSQFMRPLIAKKNPKIPMSKMMTILGAKWREFSANNPFKGSAAAVAAAAAAAAAAVAEQVSAAVSSATPIAPSGPPPALPPPPAPEIQPPPIRRAKTKEGKGPGHKRRGKSARAPDGRKKLRGKKMAPLKIKLGLLGGRRRKAGSCVFQGDEGPEPEAEESDLDSGSVHSASGRPDGPVRAKKLKRGRPGRKKKKVLGCPTVTGEEEVDGYETDHQDYCEVCQQGGEIILCDTCPRAYHLVCLDPELDRAPEGKWSCPHCEKEGVQWEAKEEEEDYEEEGEEGEKEEEDDHMEYCRVCKDGGELLCCDACISSYHIHCLNPPLPDIPNGEWLCPRCTCPVLKGRVQKILHWRWGEPPVAVPAPQQADGDPDAPPPRVLQGRSEREFFVKWVGLSYWHCSWAKELQLEIFHLVMYRNYQRKNDMDEPPPLDYGSGEDDGKSDKRKVKDPHYAEMEEKYYRFGIKPEWMTVHRIINHSMDKKGNYHYLVKWKDLPYDQSTWEEDEMNIPEYDDHKQSYWRHRELIMGEDPAQPRKYKKKKKEIQGDGPPSSPTNDPTVKYETQPRFITATGGTLHMYQLEGLNWLRFSWAQGTDTILADEMGLGKTIQTIVFLYSLYKEGHTKGPFLVSAPLSTIINWEREFQMWAPKFYVVTYTGDKDSRAIIRENEFSFEDNAIKGGKKAFKMKREAQVKFHVLLTSYELITIDQAALGSIRWACLVVDEAHRLKNNQSKFFRVLNGYKIDHKLLLTGTPLQNNLEELFHLLNFLTPERFNNLEGFLEEFADISKEDQIKKLHDLLGPHMLRRLKADVFKNMPAKTELIVRVELSPMQKKYYKYILTRNFEALNSRGGGNQVSLLNIMMDLKKCCNHPYLFPVAAMESPKLPSGAYEGGALIKSSGKLLLLQKMLRKLKEQGHRVLIFSQMTKMLDLLEDFLDYEGYKYERIDGGITGALRQEAIDRFNAPGAQQFCFLLSTRAGGLGINLATADTVIIFDSDWNPHNDIQAFSRAHRIGQANKVMIYRFVTRASVEERITQVAKRKMMLTHLVVRPGLGSKAGSMSKQELDDILKFGTEELFKDENEGENKEEDSSVIHYDNEAIARLLDRNQDATDDTDVQNMNEYLSSFKVAQYVVREEDKIEEIEREIIKQEENVDPDYWEKLLRHHYEQQQEDLARNLGKGKRVRKQVNYNDAAQEDQDNQSEYSVGSEEEDEDFDERPEGRRQSKRQLRNEKDKPLPPLLARVGGNIEVLGFNTRQRKAFLNAVMRWGMPPQDAFTTQWLVRDLRGKTEKEFKAYVSLFMRHLCEPGADGSETFADGVPREGLSRQQVLTRIGVMSLVKKKVQEFEHINGRWSMPELMPDPSADSKRSSRASSPTKTSPTTPEASTTNSPCTSKPATPAPSEKGDGVRTLLEKDDTENPEEKPEKSSKVGEKMETEIDSPSPAPSLGERLEHRKILLEDDAPGVPGEIEPEPGYRGDREKSASEPTPGERGEEKPLDGQEHRERTEGETGDLGKREDVKADRELRLGPPRDEPRPNGRREEKVEKPRFMFNIADGGFTELHTLWQNEERAAISSGKLNEIWHRRHDYWLLAGIVLHGYARWQDIQNDAQFAIINEPFKTEANKGNFLEMKNKFLARRFKLLEQALVIEEQLRRAAYLNLSQEPAHPAMALHARFAEAECLAESHQHLSKESLAGNKPANAVLHKVLNQLEELLSDMKADVTRLPATLSRIPPIAARLQMSERSILSRLASKGTEPHPTPAFPPGPYATPPGYGAAFSAAPVGALAAAGANYSQMPAGSFITATTNGPPVLVKKEKEMVGALVSDGLGLDRKEPRAGEVICIDD is encoded by the exons ataaGGATGATATCCGGCTGCTGCCTTCAGCATTGGGTGTGAAGAAGCGAAAACGGGGTCCCAAGAAGCAGAAGGAAAACAAGCCAGGCAAACCCCGGAAACGAAAGAAGCTT GACAGTGAAGAGGAGTTTGGCTCAGAGCGAGATGAGTACCGGGAGAAGTCAGAGAGTGGAGGCAGCGAGTATGGAACTGGACCAGGTCGGAAGCGAAGGAGGAAGCAccgggaaaagagagagaagaaaacaaaacggaggaaaaggggagaaggggatgggggacacAAG CAGGTGGAGCAGAAGTCATCCGCCACCTTGCTTCTGACCTGGGGCTTGGAGGATGTGGAACACGTGTTCTCTGAGGAGGACTATCACACACTTACTAATTACAAAGCCTTCAGTCAGTTCATGAG GCCCTTAATTGCTAAGAAGAATCCTAAGATCCCGATGTCGAAGATGATGACCATCCTGGGGGCCAAGTGGAGAGAGTTCAGCGCCAATAACCCCTTCAAAGGGTCAGCAGCTGCTGtggcggcagcggcagcggcagcagcagcagctgtagcTGAGCAGGTGTCAGCTGCTGTCTCCTCAGCCACCCCCATAGCACCATCTGGACCCCCCCCTGCCCTTCCACCACCCCCTGCTCCTGAAATCCAGCCCCCACCCATCAGAAGAGCCAAAACCAAAGAGGGCAAAG GTCCAGGCCACAAGAGGCGGGGTAAGAGCGCCCGAGCCCCCGATGGGCGCAAGAAGCTTCGAGGAAAGAAGATGGCACCACTCAAAATCAAGCTAGGGCTGctggggggcaggaggaggaaggcgGGCTCG TGTGTTTTTCAGGGTGATGAGGGCCCTGAACCAGAGGCTGAGGAGTCAGACCTGGACAGTGGTAGTGTTCATAGTGCCTCAGGCCGGCCTGATGGTCCTGTCCGTGCCAAGAAACTGAAGCGAGGCCGgccaggaaggaagaagaagaagg TCCTGGGCTGTCCTACAGTGACCGGGGAGGAGGAAGTTGATGGCTATGAGACGGATCACCAGGATTACTGTGAGGTGTGCCAGCAGGGCGGGGAAATTATTCTGTGTGACACCTGCCCCCGTGCCTACCACCTCGTCTGCCTTGACCCTGAGCTTGATCGAGCTCCTGAGGGCAAATGGAGCTGCCCCCACTGT GAGAAGGAAGGGGTACAGTGGGAGgccaaggaagaagaggaagactatgaggaggaaggggaggaaggagagaaggaggaagaggatgaccaCATGGAGTACTGCCGAGTGTGCAAGGACGGCGGGGAGCTCCTGTGCTGTGACGCCTGCATCTCTTCCTACCACATCCACTGTCTGAACCCCCCACTGCCCGACATCCCCAATGGTGAATGGCTGTGCCCTCGATGCACG TGTCCTGTGCTAAAGGGCCGTGTTCAGAAGATCTTGCACTGGCGATGGGGGGAGCCACCTGTGGCAGTGCCGGCCCCGCAGCAGGCAGACGGGGATCCAGACGCCCCACCCCCTCGTGTTCTTCAAGGCAGATCAGAGAGGGAGTTCTTTGTCAAGTGGGTGGGACTGTCCTACTGGCATTGCTCCTGGGCCAAGGAGCTTCAG CTGGAAATCTTCCACTTGGTAATGTACCGAAACTATCAACGGAAAAATGACATGGACGAGCCCCCACCGCTGGACTATGGATCTGGTGAGGACGATGGGAAGAGTGATAAGCGGAAGGTGAAGGACCCGCACTACGCAGAGATGGAGGAGAAGTACTACCGTTTCGGCATCAAGCCAGAGTGGATGACTGTGCACCGCATTATTAACCATAG TATGGATAAAAAGGGGAATTACCACTATCTTGTGAAATGGAAGGACCTGCCTTACGACCAGTCTACATGGGAGGAGGATGAGATGAACATCCCTGAGTATGACGACCATAAGCAGAGCTACTGGAGGCACCG TGAGCTAATTATGGGCGAGGACCCTGCACAGCCTCGAAagtacaagaagaagaagaaggagatacAGGGCGATGGGCCTCCCAGTTCCCCTACTAATGAT CCTACAGTGAAATATGAGACTCAGCCACggtttatcacagccacaggagGCACGCTGCACATGTATCAGCTGGAAGGGCTGAACTGGCTGCGCTTCTCATGGGCCCAAGGCACTGACACAATTCTGGCTGATGAGATGGGGCTGGGCAAGACCATCCAAACCATTGTCTTTCTCTACTCACTCTATAAGGAG GGCCACACAAAAGGTCCCTTCCTGGTAAGTGCTCCACTCTCTACCATCATCAACTGGGAACGGGAGTTCCAGATGTGGGCACCCAAGTTCTATGTGGTCACATACACGGGTGACAAGGATAGCCGGGCCATTATTCGAGAAAACGAGTTCTCCTTTGAGGATAATGCCATAAAAGGCGGGAAGAAAGCTTTTAAGATGAAG AGAGAGGCACAGGTGAAGTTCCATGTTCTCCTGACATCATACGAGCTGATCACCATTGATCAGGCAGCTCTAGGCTCCATTCGCTGGGCCTGTCTTGTGGTGGATGAAGCTCATCGACTCAAGAACAATCAGTCCAAG TTTTTCAGGGTCCTCAATGGCTACAAGATAGATCATAAGTTGTTGTTGACGGGGACTCCACTGCAGAATAACTTGGAGGAGCTCTTCCACCTTCTCAACTTCCTCACTCCAGAGAGGTTTAA CAACCTGGAGGGCTTTCTGGAGGAGTTTGCTGACATATCCAAAGAGGACCAGATTAAGAAACTGCATGATTTACTGGGACCACACATGCTTCGGAGACTCAAGGCAGATGTCTTTAAGAACATGCCAGCCAAGACAGAGCTCATTGTTCGAGTGGAGCTAAGCCCCATGCAGAA GAAATACTACAAGTACATCCTAACTCGAAATTTTGAGGCCTTGAACTCTCGAGGTGGTGGGAACCAAGTGTCCCTGCTTAACATCATGATGGACCTTAAGAAGTGCTGTAACCACCCGTACCTCTTCCCCGTGGCTGCTATG gAGTCTCCCAAACTCCCCAGTGGGGCTTATGAGGGTGGGGCACTTATTAAGTCGTCAGGGAAGCTGCTGCTGCTACAGAAGATGCTGCGGAAGCTGAAGGAGCAAGGACACAGAGTGCTCATCTTCTCCCAG ATGACCAAAATGTTAGACCTTCTGGAAGACTTCCTAGACTACGAAGGGTACAAGTATGAGCGCATTGATGGTGGCATCACGGGCGCCCTTAGGCAGGAGGCCATCGATCGCTTTAATG CTCCTGGAGCCCAACAATTCTGCTTCCTCCTGTCCACCCGGGCTGGTGGACTGGGCATCAACCTGGCCACTGCTGACACTGTCATCATTTTCGATTCTGATTGGAACCCCCATAATGACATCCAG gCCTTCAGCAGAGCCCATCGGATTGGCCAGGCCAACAAAGTGATGATTTACCGGTTTGTGACCCGAGCCTCGGTAGAAGAGCGAATCACACAGGTGGCTAAGAGAAAGATGATGCTGACACACCTGGTCGTGCGGCCAGGCCTGGGCTCCAAGGCTGGTTCCATGTCCAAGCAGGAGTTGGATGACATCCTCAAATTTGGCACCGAGGAGCTATTCAAAGATGAAAATGAGG GAGAGAATAAGGAGGAGGATAGCAGTGTGATCCACTATGACAATGAAGCCATTGCTCGACTGCTAGACCGAAACCAGGATGCGACCGATGACACAGACGTGCAGAACATGAACGAATACCTCAGCTCCTTCAAGGTGGCACAATATGTTGTGCGGGAGGAAGACAAG ATTGAGGAGATCGAGCGAGAGATCATCAAGCAGGAGGAGAATGTGGACCCTGACTACTGGGAGAAGCTACTGCGACACCACTATGAGCAGCAGCAGGAAGACCTCGCCCGGAACCTAGGCAAGGGGAAGCGAGTCCGAAAGCAGGTCAACTACAATGACGCTGCCCAGGAGGACCAAG ATAACCAGTCAGAATACTCAGTGGGGTccgaggaggaggatgaagactTCGATGAGCGTCCTGAAG GGCGTCGACAGTCAAAGAGGCAGCTTCGAAATGAGAAGGACAAGCCGCTGCCTCCATTGCTGGCTCGAGTCGGGGGCAACATTGAA GTATTGGGATTCAATACCCGGCAGCGGAAGGCTTTCCTTAATGCTGTGATGCGCTGGGGGATGCCGCCACAAGATGCTTTCACCACACAGTGGCTAGTGAGAGACCTGAGGGGCAAAACGGAGAAGGAGTTCAA GGCCTATGTGTCTTTGTTCATGCGCCATCTGTGCGAGCCTGGGGCAGATGGCTCTGAAACCTTTGCGGATGGGGTCCCTCGGGAGGGGCTGAGTCGCCAGCAGGTGTTGACCCGCATTGGAGTCATGTCTCTCGTCAAGAAGAAG GTGCAAGAGTTTGAGCATATCAATGGACGCTGGTCAATGCCAGAGCTGATGCCTGACCCCAGTGCTGACTCCAAACGCTCTTCCAGAGCCTCCTCTCCAACCAAAACGTCTCCCACCACTCCTGAGGCTTCTACAACCAACAGTCCTTGCACCTCTAAACCTG CTACTCCGGCTCCAAGTGAGAAGGGAGATGGTGTAAGGACACTGCTGGAGAAGGATGACACTGAGAACCCGGAAGAGAAGCCAGAGAAGAGCAGCAAAGTGGGagaaaagatggagacagag ATTGATTCTCCCAGCCCTGCCCCATCACTTGGAGAACGGCTAGAACATAGGAAGATTCTGTTAGAGGATGATGCACCAGGGGTACCTGGAGAGATAGAGCCTGAACCTGGGTACCGAGGAGACAGGGAAAAGTCTG CCTCAGAGCCAACGCcaggagaaaggggggaggagaagccattggatggacaggaacacagggagaggACAGAGGGGGAGACAGGGGATTTGGGCAAGAGAG AAGATGTAAAAGCAGATCGGGAGCTTCGACTTGGGCCTCCTCGGGATGAGCCACGGCCCAATGGGCGCCGTGAGGAGAAGGTGGAGAAGCCAAGATTCATGTTCAACATTGCTGATGGTGGTTTCACAG AGCTGCACACACTGTGGCAGAATGAGGAAAGAGCAGCTATTTCCTCGGGGAAACTCAATGAGATCTGGCACCGGAGACATGACTACTGGCTTCTAGCTGGCATTGTCCT CCATGGCTATGCCCGGTGGCAAGACATCCAGAACGATGCTCAGTTTGCCATTATTAATGAACCATTTAAAACGGAAGCCAATAAGGGGAACTTCCTGGAGATGAAAAATAAATTCCTGGCCCGGAGGTTCAAG CTCCTGGAGCAGGCGCTGGTGATCGAGGAGCAGCTGCGGCGGGCGGCCTACCTGAACCTGTCACAGGAGCCGGCGCACCCCGCCATGGCCCTCCACGCCCGCTTTGCCGAGGCCGAGTGCCTAGCCGAGAGCCACCAGCACCTCTCCAAGGAGTCGCTGGCAGGGAACAAGCCAGCCAACGCTGTCCTGCACAAGG TTCTGAACCAGCTGGAGGAGTTGCTGAGCGACATGAAGGCAGATGTGACCCGCCTGCCAGCCACGCTGTCCCGAATACCCCCCATCGCAGCCCGCCTTCAGATGTCCGAGCGCAGCATCCTCAGCCGACTGGCCAGCAAGGGCACGGAGCCTCACCCCACACCG GCCTTTCCCCCGGGTCCTTACGCCACACCTCCGGGGTACGGGGCAGCCTTCAGCGCCGCACCCGTAGGGGCCCTGGCCGCCGCAGGCGCCAATTACAGCCAGATGCCAGCAGGGTCCTTCATCACAG CCACCACCAACGGCCCTCCAGTGCTggtgaagaaagagaaggaaatggtGGGGGCGTTGGTGTCAGACGGGCTGGGGCTGGATCGGAAGGAGCCCCGAGCAGGGGAGGTGATTTGTATAGACGACTGA